The genomic region AAAAGAGGAAAGACCAATGAAAAAAATACTACTTACTTATCCTGTACCGGCACAGACACTTGACCAATTCACAAAAGATTTCAGCCTTACCGTTGCAGACCACAAATTAAGTCACGAAGAAGTTGTCTCAGCTGTTAAGGAATACAACGGACTGTTTGTTTTTGGAGTCAAGGCTGACAGACAAGTCATGGACGCCGGGAAGAAACTCGAAGTCATAGCAAATTTTGGTGTCGGTTATGACAATATCGATTGGAAATATGCGACAGAAAAAGGAATTGCAGTAGTCAATACACCTACTCAGGTTACTGATGCAACAGCAGAACATACCCTTGCCTTGATCATTTCCACCATGCGCGATATTGCTGGTTATGACCGGGAATTGCGACAAGGTGTCTGGAAAACTCCCTTGTTTTCAGATCGGGCAACAGAGCTTACTGATCGGACACTGGGCGTTATCGGTTTTGGCCGTATAGGAAAGGCAGTTGCAAAGAAAGCTACAGGAATCGGTATGAATGTCATTTATTATGATGTATACCGCGCACAACCGGAACTTGAAAAAGAATATAAGGTTACCTATATGGAATTTGACAAAGTCCTTGCCAATAGTGATTGTATTACGTTGCATATGCCCTTTACAGAGAAAAACCGACATCTGTTCAACCTTGAAACTTTCAGAAAAATGAAAAAAACAGCTTATTTCATCAATTGTGCACGAGGTCCGATCGTCAATGAAAAAGATCTGGCAAGGGCCCTGCAGGAAGGTATCATAAAAGGAGCAGGATTGGACGTCTTTGAGAATGAGCCGCATCCTTCACCCGAATTATTACAGTTAAGTAATATTACGCTGACTCCACATGTGGCAAGTTCTACGATGAAAGCCCGTCTGGGAATGGCAAAGGAAGCACTTTCAGGCATTGCTGCTGTATTGAAGGGAAATATCCCTTATAATGTCATCAACCCTGAAGTATTGAAAAAATAAGGAGAGACAGATGGACATAGTTATTTTGGACGGTTATACGGAAAATCCTGGAGACTTGTCTTGGGATGGGATGAAAGAGTTGGGGTCCCTTACTGTATATGACAGGACGTCATTGACAGATAAAGCCGAAATCATCAAACGAATCGGCAATGCAGGTATCATCATCACAAACAAGACTCCGATTGACCGTATGGTCTTTGATGCCTGTCCCTCAATCAAATACGTAGGGCTGCTTGCAACCGGATATAATGTAGTTGATGTTGCATATGCAAAGGAAAAAAATATCCCTGTTACAAATATCCCGACCTATGGTACTGCCGCTGTCGGCCAATTTGCCATCGGACTACTACTGGAAATCTGTCATCATATAGGCCATCACGACCAAGCAGTCCATGAAGGACGCTGGGAACAAAATCCTGACTGGTGCTTCTGGGACTATCCCTTGATTGAGTTGGCCGGCATGAATATGGGAATCATAGGTTTTGGCAGAATCGGACAGACCACAGGCCGGATTGCCCAAGCATTGGGCATGAAGGTCCTCGCCTATGATGCATACAGAAATCCTGCATTGGAAAGCACGACTTGCAAATATGTTGAGTTGGATACACTTTTTTCACAATCTGATGTCATTTGCCTCCATTGTCCTCTGTTCCCGGAAACAAAAGGTATAATCAATAAGCAGAATATTGCAAAAATGAAAGATGGAGTAATCATAATCAACAATTCCAGAGGTCCGTTGGTTGTTGAAAAGGACCTGAAAGAAGCATTGGACAGTGGAAAAGTTGCAGCGGCAGGAGTCGACGTCGTTTCAACGGAACCAATAAAAAAGGACAATCCGTTGCTATCGGCAAAGAACTGTATCATTACCCCGCACATATCTTGGGCTCCGAAAGCTTCGCGGCAAAGACTTATGGATATTGCCGTAAACAATGTCAGGGCATTTCTTGCAGGAAAACCGGTGAATGTAGTCAATAAATAAGTTTGTTTTGCAAAACAACAAAAACATAGAGACAATAGGAGATTTTATTCCAGCAAATAGTTAGTTTATAAACATTTTTATGTTATGAACCTATCTCAAAGAGGCATCTAGAAAAACAATACAAAAGGAGGTTTTGTATGGGTCGTTTTTTCCTTGTGCTTGTACTTGCTGTTGTCGTACTTGTCTTGCTGATTGTCAAATTCGGAGTACATCCTGTCATTTCATTGTTCATAGGAGGCATGATTGCAGGAATGGGCTTCGGTTATGGACTGAAAGGAACCATCACTACATATACTGCAGGTTTTGGTTCAACATTAGGTGGCATCGGCTGTACCATAATATTCGGTTCAATCATTGCCCAGGGAATCAGAGATACGGGCTCTGTCAAGTCATTGGTCAATTTCTTTACCAGACTGTCAAAAGGTAAAAATATGGAATTGTCTACAGGACTTTCTTCATATATCATGTCAATACCCGTCTTCGGCGATATAACGGAAGTGCTGATGGCACCTTTGGCTTCTTTGATTTCAAAAAGAGCCAATAAATCGATGTCAACTATGGCAGGCTATACTATGCTCGGTTGTTCCCTGACACATTCTATGGTGCCACCGACACCAGGCATCCTTGCCGTAGCACTCCTTCTGGGCGCAGATTTGGGTATTGTCATTACCATGGGTATTATCATCACTGTCATTGCATTTTTTCTCACATGGTTACTTACCCGGAACTGGGTCGCAAAAGAATATATTCCGCCCCGTTCAGATTATGTCATCGGTGTCGAAAAAATGAAAGGGAACGACTATCACGAGTTGTTGGTCGTCGAAGACAGATTGCCTGGTATCCTTGCTGCAGCTTCTCCGATCCTGGTCCCAGTCATTCTTATTGCAGCTTCTTCCTTCGCCAACATGAACCTTGCAAAAGACAATATCGTACGACAAATCCTCAATGCCATAGGAGAAAGAAATATAGCATTGTTCATCGGTGTTATCATAACTTTCATTCTGGGTGCAACATATAAAGATAAAGTTTTGAAAAACCGGAAACAGTATAAAGGTGAGCAAGCAGGCATTTTCAAAACCATGGCTTTCAGTTGGGTCAATGAAGGCTTGGAAGTCGCATTGTTACCTTTGATCATCACAGCAATGGGCGGTGGACTAAGTGCCATAATAAAGGCTTATCCTAATATCAAGGAACTTGGAAATCTGATTGCCAACGTACATTTTCCTGCAGCACTTGTACCTGTACTTATCGGTACCATCATGATGGTTTCCGTCGGTTCAAGAACTACTGCAGGCATGACTGCTGCAGCAATCTGTGCACCTATCATGACCATCATGGGGTTGTCTCCCGTTGCAACGACCATTCTGATTGGCAGCGGTACAATGATTGGCTCTCATGTCAGTGACAGCGGTTTTTGGATCGGGACATCTTTGTTTAATCTGAATACAAAACAAGGGCTCAAATATATTACATTACTGCAAGCTATCTGTGGTATTTTCTGTATTCTTTTGTCCCTTTCTTTTCTAAAGATCGGATTATTCTAACTCCGCACTTCCTTTGGAACAATCAAGGACATCACCATACGGTCTGCTCTTCGTGGAAAGCCAATTTCTCCGAAGAGCTTTTCTTGATTGACTTACACAAGTTCCCCTCAGATAATATATACAAAGAGGGAGGAAATAACACAGATGGAAAATGATTATCCCAAACTGGTCTCCAGGGAAGCAAAGCTCATCAAGGAACATGGCTTTGCCATTCATTTCCATAACGGAGGTCCGACAGGTTCTTGTTTTTATCATTTCCATGATTATTACGAAGCAAATTTATATCTCGGCAACAAAGAGCTAAACTACATTGCAAAGGGTACCATATATCCTCTTGTCAGAGGAGACATAGTCCTATGCAATATTTTTGAACCCCACTATTTCCAAACCCCAGAAAGTAAATATTATGAAAGGCTCAGCATCGGGGTCGATGCAAATTATTTGCTCCGATATTCTACAGAAACAACAAACCTCCTGGCACTATTCAACCCTTCGCAAAAGCAGTATCCCATCTTGCATCTTCGCTATGACGGTTTGGAACGGTTCTTGGAAATCCTCAGGCTTCTGCAAACCACAGAACAAGCAATAGACAGACAGTTGACAGAAGAAGCTCTGGCACATTTCTTTTTTGCTGTACTCTATGATGAATATGCAAAAGAAGATGAAAGCATTGCAACAGTGAAAAGCAACAATCGATACTTCAAAATCATTGGGGAATTGATTTCTTATATAGAAATGCATCTTCAGGAGAAAATCTCACTTAAGGAATTATCGGGTGCAGTAAACTACAGTCCACAGTACATTTCGAAACTATTCAAGGAAATAACAAATTATTCGATTGTAGAATACATTGTGGACAAGAGAATATCCCTTGCAAAGAAATTGCTCCGCGAAGACAACTTGATAACAAATATTGCAGCTCAATCTGGATTCAACAATTACAGCTATTTTTACAAAGCATTTAAAAGACATGTAAAAATGAGTCCAGAAGAATATAGGCAACTTTGCCTTTCTGAAAAGAACAATAAAGAAGAAAAAATATAGAATCCTTCATTCTGATATCACCGTCCTAAGTTTTTTCCTCAAACTGTAGCAGATAGACAAACATTGTTTTTTCTTGAAAAATGACAGCCATTTTTATTTCTACTCGACCAGAAAAGAGCCTCAAAAATAATCTTGACAAAAAGCAACTATTATCATAAAAATATATTTATAATATTAATATGATATCATAGGAGAGTATATCATGCCTGAAAAAAATGAAGTACAGACTTCTGCATATGAAGAAGAAAGGCCTGTCGCAAATCCGCACAATGGCATAGCATTCCTTTTGGCAAACAGCTTGATTATCATTCTGGGAATTTTGGGATTCATCATAGCTGTAGGTTCTTGGGATTTCTATATTTCGATTTCGTTGAGAAT from Spirochaetia bacterium harbors:
- a CDS encoding AraC family transcriptional regulator, encoding MENDYPKLVSREAKLIKEHGFAIHFHNGGPTGSCFYHFHDYYEANLYLGNKELNYIAKGTIYPLVRGDIVLCNIFEPHYFQTPESKYYERLSIGVDANYLLRYSTETTNLLALFNPSQKQYPILHLRYDGLERFLEILRLLQTTEQAIDRQLTEEALAHFFFAVLYDEYAKEDESIATVKSNNRYFKIIGELISYIEMHLQEKISLKELSGAVNYSPQYISKLFKEITNYSIVEYIVDKRISLAKKLLREDNLITNIAAQSGFNNYSYFYKAFKRHVKMSPEEYRQLCLSEKNNKEEKI
- a CDS encoding GntP family permease, translated to MGRFFLVLVLAVVVLVLLIVKFGVHPVISLFIGGMIAGMGFGYGLKGTITTYTAGFGSTLGGIGCTIIFGSIIAQGIRDTGSVKSLVNFFTRLSKGKNMELSTGLSSYIMSIPVFGDITEVLMAPLASLISKRANKSMSTMAGYTMLGCSLTHSMVPPTPGILAVALLLGADLGIVITMGIIITVIAFFLTWLLTRNWVAKEYIPPRSDYVIGVEKMKGNDYHELLVVEDRLPGILAAASPILVPVILIAASSFANMNLAKDNIVRQILNAIGERNIALFIGVIITFILGATYKDKVLKNRKQYKGEQAGIFKTMAFSWVNEGLEVALLPLIITAMGGGLSAIIKAYPNIKELGNLIANVHFPAALVPVLIGTIMMVSVGSRTTAGMTAAAICAPIMTIMGLSPVATTILIGSGTMIGSHVSDSGFWIGTSLFNLNTKQGLKYITLLQAICGIFCILLSLSFLKIGLF
- a CDS encoding dihydrofolate reductase, which codes for MKKILLTYPVPAQTLDQFTKDFSLTVADHKLSHEEVVSAVKEYNGLFVFGVKADRQVMDAGKKLEVIANFGVGYDNIDWKYATEKGIAVVNTPTQVTDATAEHTLALIISTMRDIAGYDRELRQGVWKTPLFSDRATELTDRTLGVIGFGRIGKAVAKKATGIGMNVIYYDVYRAQPELEKEYKVTYMEFDKVLANSDCITLHMPFTEKNRHLFNLETFRKMKKTAYFINCARGPIVNEKDLARALQEGIIKGAGLDVFENEPHPSPELLQLSNITLTPHVASSTMKARLGMAKEALSGIAAVLKGNIPYNVINPEVLKK
- a CDS encoding D-2-hydroxyacid dehydrogenase, which translates into the protein MDIVILDGYTENPGDLSWDGMKELGSLTVYDRTSLTDKAEIIKRIGNAGIIITNKTPIDRMVFDACPSIKYVGLLATGYNVVDVAYAKEKNIPVTNIPTYGTAAVGQFAIGLLLEICHHIGHHDQAVHEGRWEQNPDWCFWDYPLIELAGMNMGIIGFGRIGQTTGRIAQALGMKVLAYDAYRNPALESTTCKYVELDTLFSQSDVICLHCPLFPETKGIINKQNIAKMKDGVIIINNSRGPLVVEKDLKEALDSGKVAAAGVDVVSTEPIKKDNPLLSAKNCIITPHISWAPKASRQRLMDIAVNNVRAFLAGKPVNVVNK